Below is a window of Arabidopsis thaliana chromosome 2, partial sequence DNA.
ATGAGAAATGAACAAGTTGCCATCACACCGAAGAGAACCACTAAGGCGGGAGTGTGAGAGTGATTTGGTGGAAGTGGAAAATTTGGTGTCGTTAAGTTAAACATTTTGTTGGTGAGTTGGTTTTCGTTCTTCttcgctcttcttcttcgatcatTGTTTATATAGAATAGAGAAGGTTTTGGTTAATCAAAACCTGCAATTACAGACTGTTGAATTGCTAAGAGTGTCAATTGTAGgttgaaaaagtttttttggtttttctagtAAGATTGAGATAAACCTATTACCTAGAATTCAAAAGTGATAGGGCCGTTAAAAAAATTCCGAATTGTTGATCTTTATAGGTTTTGAATTGTTGATCTTTTATTAGCAATTCTGAATCATGTCAAGGCCTGCCTCGTTGCCCAATTCCAAAGAAACTATCTTTAATACCCGTTGAATATTAATTcataattatgaaaaatatttgatataaaaattatatcaaaacatttgttttgttaataacaGGTGAAAAACGTAAAAATATCAactttttccaaaataataatctattaGAAACATATGagtatttaactatttataaatttccTTTATTGTTTAGCTTTGTATTGAGATATGAAGAAATGGTATGGAGAACCAAAGATCGACCGAGATGACAGGGCTAAGGTATGAgtcttgaaaaaaatatttttcattcttatgttttgcttgGTTTTTGCTTATTATTTGCTTGGGACGAGTTGGAAGATGGAAGCGGAGACTGGCTCAACTCAGGGACGTTTTTCCTTGCGGCGCTCAAGACAAAAGCAGACGCAGCTCCAACCAAAACGAGAAACAAGAATGAGGCGATCACACACATGAAAATATGAATGGTAGAGTGAGACTCGGGCTCATATTGTGGAAAATCAGGTTTAGTGATGTTGAACATTGTGGTGGTGAGTGTTTaagttgttcttcttcagtaAACGCATTTCGATCATCTATATAGAATAGAGAAGTTTCTTATTAATCAACAAGTTGCAGATGTTAGTTCgacaaaatatcaattttactaagagaagaatgagaaaCGTTGGAggttgaaaaagttattatgGTATTTAGAGGAAATTTGAGTTGAGCATAGCACCTTCCCTTCAAAAGTGAATGGAAAAGGCGTAAGACTTTTGTTGTCTTGAGTTAGTACAAGAATGGTGGTCggatttacaatttttttactaaataaatacttgtatttttttgggattGAGATTATCGTTTGATGGCTGAGAAAAATGGAAGCTTTAAAATTAGGTTAACTGAAAGTGTTTTCATTGCTTAGAGCTATagctttttttggttaatgatGAACATGGAGCAACTTGTTTACTACTTAACATAAGGCATACATTTGTTcattcttatgttttgctttttttttttccttatgtttggctttttttttccagattatTGCTCGACGCATGGACGAGTTTGCTCGCGGTGGTCCAGACAGTAGCACACTGCCGCTACCACCACGATGAGAAATGAACAAGTTGCCATCACACCGAAGAGAACCACTAAGGCGGGAGTGTGAGAGTGATTTGGTGGAAGTGGAAAATTTGGCGTCGTTAAGTTAAACATTTTGTTGGTGAGTTGGTTTTCGTTCTTCTTCGCTCTTCTTGTTCGATCATTGTTTATATAGAATAGAGAAGGTTTTGGTTAATCAAAACCTGCAATTACAAACTGTTGAATTGTCAAGAGTGTCAATTGTAGGTtgaaaatttttttttggtttttctagtAAGTTTGAGATAAACCTATTACCTAGAATTCAAAAGTGATAGGGCCGTTCAAAAAATTCCGAATTGTTGATCTTTATAGGTTTTGAATTGTTGATCTTTTATTGGGAATTCTGAATCATGTCAAGGCCCGCCTCGTTGCCCGATTCCAAAGAAACTGTCTTTAATACCCGTTGCATATTAAttcataattattaaaaatatttgatataaaaaatatatcaaaacatttgttttgttaattacagGTGGAAAACGTAAAAATATCAactttttccaaaataataatctattaGTAACATATGagtatttaactatttataattttctttactGTTTAGTTTTGTATTGAGATATGAAGAAATGGTATGGAGAACCAAAGATCGACCGAGATGACAGGGCTAAGATATGAgtcttgaaaaaatatttttcattcttatgttttgcttggttttttcttattatttgcTTGGGACGAGTTGGAAGATAGAAGCTGAGACTGTCTCAACTCAGGGACGTTTTTCCTTGCGGCGCTCAAGACAAAAGCAGACGCAGCTccaaccaaaacaagaaagaagaatgaggCGATCACAcacatgaaaatataaatggtAGAGTGAGACTCGGACTCATATTGTGGAAAATCAGGTTTAGTGATGTTGAACATTGTGGTGGTGAGTGTTTAAGTTGTTCTTCAGTAAACGCATTTCAATCATCTATATAGAATAGAGAAGTTACTTATTAATCAAAAAGCTGCAGATGTTAGTTCgacaaaatatcaattttactaagagaagaatgagaaaCATTGGAggttgaaaaagttattatgGTATTTAGAGGAAATTTGTGTTGAGCATAGCACATTCCCTGCAAAAGTGAAAGGAAAAGGCgtaaaatttttgttgtcttgAGTTAGTACAAGAATGGTGGTCggatttacaattttttactaaataaatactttgtatttttttgggattGAGGTTATTGTTTGATGGCTAAGAAAAATCGAAGCTTTAAAATTGGGTTAAGTGAAAGTGTTTTCATTACTTAGAgctatagcttcttttggttGATGATAACAATGGAGCAGCTTGTTTACTActtttataaaacataaaacatacatttgttcattcttattttttggttttttcccCAGATTATTTgcttatttaaaaaaatgttttaggaGAGTCTCATACCAAGGTGACGTTTAAATTTGGCGGATTATTCAACCACTATACAGACTAGACATCTAGTAAGCGGAATGTTATTCAAGTACCGtgaacacacaaaaaatttaaaaactcactatatattttgttaataaaattttacattgCATTGAATAGAGACTTTTGACACCAATATCACCACTTACTAATTACTATACTATGCTTGAGGCCGAGAAAGGTTATCATGTGAGGGTCAGATTTGggaaatttggttttgtagtaTCGTTGGACATTTTGAAGGTTTGAGTGGTTTTTTAGACACATCCACTTATGTATTAAATgaacattttaaataaattgtaacttgtagttttatttatatggatgTTTAAGTAAACGATGTCACACTGATATGAATAGTCTAGATAGAGAGAAAacttttctattatatatagattttggCTTTGGATCAAATAACATTTGAGCATTTGAGAATAACAGTTACCgattttattaaatacttATTGGAGTGAGGAGAAGACATTATGAACATCAAATTAGCCAGGAAAACACCAAAAGGGTTATCAAGttataaacatcaaaattcaCACAGAAGGAAAACTCCTTTTCTCTATACACTTCTCTTAAACTTTTATCCCCAAAAGCTCAGCCATTTCGCAACCAAACCCACCACTATTGCTGAATTGGCTCGCCAATAACCAAGCCACTGTCATAGACACAGTAGCTTCTGACACAGTTACTTTGGTTGTAGAGGATTCAAACATATTGGGTTGGCGGTGATGAAGGTGTTTGGTGTAGTAAAGCTCTATTTGAAGACGGTGATGAAAAGATGAAACCAGTCCTTCCTTCATATCAGCTTTCACTTGCTGTATTGGAATCGCTGCGAGAAAGCTCTTTATATACTCTCTACATGACTCTTTACCTCTACACACTActacttcttctccttgttcttctgattcttttgatctttCGGGTTGCTCATACTTGTTCTTACCACCTTGTTTCTGGCTTCCCATGTCGGctttgttgtctttgatgACGGATGGTAATCTTTTGATCTCTGCATCTTGGTCAAATTTCAAGACATACGCTTGGTTGCAACCCTCATAGACCCTCTCTCCAAGCGTGTCTATGATGTAATAAGCATCGTGGTTCACAAGGAGTACGAAGTAATGATCATTCCAGCTTACAATGTAGATCACATGTTCGCTTGCCGACTCTTCTGGTTCTTGTTTCATGATCTCTTCCCAGATACTGTCAAAGGACATTACACCTTTAAGAAAATCTAGACtaacatcttctttttcttcttcttcctttgattTCTCTCGATGGAAAAACCCGATGAATGTTCTTTCAGGGACAACACAGATGGGTCTGACTTTTGCTTGGAGAACCGTCTCGAGATCGAAATGTTTGTCTGGAAACCGTTCCCGATATTCCTCGTTTTCACACATCTTTCTCCACTCGGATGATCCTTCTCTGATAAGACTGTCAAATTCTGACCTTGTTGGGATTTCTCTCTGTTGGATCCTAACCAATGTGCCATCACTTCACCTAGAGCTGTGCATGCGCTTTCTCCAGTAGCTCTCTCGCTTCTCTGATCAATTGATGCGAGAAATACTCTAGCCGTGAGTTTCATCAGCCCATCACGGCTTATAATTTCTTTGGTTTCCCAGCTACCAACAACGAAATCATCATCTCCTGTTCGATATGACTTGAATTGGAATGTACCCTTAACTTTAGGCCAAATCAGTTTAGGGTTAATTAGGGCTTCTTTTGTATAAGTACTCTTCTTAACCTAGCCTCCCTGTATTCTGTACTCTGTTTTCTCAAGTAATAAATCTGTCTCTTTGCCCGTGGACGTAGCCAACAGAAAGTGTTGGTGAACAACGTTAAATCTGTGTCGTGTTCTTTACGCTTTTTTGTCTTGCTCACATCTGTTATAACAAACTGGTATCAGAGCCAGGttactttgttcttctttcgtCCTGCGAATTTTTTGCATAAGAAGTTTTGTGCAGAATAAGGTTCTGGAAATTCCATGTTTTGTAATCTGGTGAGAAGATGTCTTCGATGAATGTGAAGATTGATAAGTTTTCTGGAAGAAACAGTTTCAGTCTCTGGCAAATTAAGATGCAAGCCCTGTTAAAACAACAAGGCTTGTGGGCGCCGCTGTCTAATGACAGTAAAGGGAAGAGCGATGATGCTGAGATGGATGTCATGGACAAGAAGGCACACTCCACAATCATGTTGTGTCTTGAAGACGAAGTCATCATTGAGGTTTCAAGAGAAACCACTTCTGTCAATCTGTGGAAGAAGTTAGAGAATTTGTATATGACAAAGTTTCTACAGAACAAGCTGCTTCTGAAACGACGCCTGTTTGCATTAAGGATGCAAGAAGGTACACCACTCAAAGATCACTTAGAAAAGTTGAAGTCAGTATTACTAGAACTGCGgaatattgattttaaagttgaagatgaagatgctGCTTTGCTTCTGTTGGTACCTTTACCACTATCATATGAGAACTTTGTTGAATCATTTATAGTGAATAAAGTTACAGTTACTTTGGAAGAAGTCAGATCTACGCTTCACAGGATCTACTGCTATAGCAGAAAATGACACTAAGTCTCAATATGATGTTGCTCTTGTGGCTGCTGGAAACGCCCACAACTCTGATGTGTGGGTTCTGGATACAAGGGGCATCATTTCATATGTGTCCAAGGAGAGAGTAGTTCTCAACATATGTACATGTAGAAAACGGCTGCATCAAGATGGCTAACAGTTCTGTCTGTTAGGTTGCTGGAATCGGCTCTATACAGATCATGACACATGATGGCAGATTTTGCACACTGAACGATGTCAGACATGTTCCGTCGACGGAGAAAACTTTGATATCACTGAGTCTGCTTGATAGCAAAGGTCTAAAATATTCTGGTGGAGACAGAATTTTGCAGGTCTGTCAAGGTTGTTATAAGTGGTCCTCTTTATATACTACATGGGTTCACTGTTATAGGTTCAATGAATGTTGCATCTTCAGAGATTCACAAGGAGGATATGACTAAGCTATGGCCTATGAGGCTTGGTCATATGAGTGAAAGAGGGATGAAAATTTTGTCCAAGGAAGATCTTTTGTGTGGCCATGAGGTCAAGAGTCTTGAGTTCTGTGAGCATTGTGTGTATGGGAAGCTTCACCGTAGTAAGTTCCCTAAGGCTGTTCACATAACCAAAGGTACATTAGATTATATTCACTCTGATTGTTGGGGTCCAGCTCAAGTTGAATCTCTAGGAGGTCATAGATATTTTGTGTCGATGATTGATGATTACTCTAGGAAGACTTGGGTGATCAAGCTAAAACACAAAAGTGAAGCTTTCAATAACTTCAGGGAGTGGAAAATTTTGGTGGAAAATCAAACTGGAAAGAAGATCAAGAGGCTGCGGACAGACAATTGTCTGGAGTTCTGTTCATCAGAGTTCAATCAGCTGTGTAAGGATGAAGGGGTTGCTCGTCATCACACTGTCAGAGATACACCATACCAGAACGTTGTAGCTGAACAGATGAATCAGACTTTATTGAAGAGAGCTAAGTGTATGCTCTCTAATGCttgtttagaaaaaagatTCTAGGCTGAAGCAGTAAATATAGCCTGTTACTTGATAAATCGTGGGCCGCACACATGAATCAAGTGTAGGACACCTGCAGAGATGTGGTCTGGTAAATCTGCTGATTACTCTAATCTTAAGATTTTTGGCTGCACAGTTTATAATCATGTAAATGAAGGTAAATTGGAGCCAACAGCAAGGAAGGGAGTATTTCTAGGCTATGGAGATGGAGTCAAGGGATTCAGGGTTTGGTCTCCATCAGAGAAGAGAGTGATTTTGAGAAGGAATGTTGTCTTTGACAAAGTTTCTATGCTCTGATTTTCAGAGAAGTCTACAACTACAGAAGAGAACAGTAGCTTTGATAAATAGGTGGAGCTGACAGCTAATCAGAAAGCTGATTTACAGAAACCAGAAGACAGTAAGGGGCTACAGGCAGCAGATGGGTCACCTGACACTATCAAGCAAGAATCAAAACCTTACTGTATCGCTCAAAACCGAACAAAGAGGATTGGAGTTGGACCACCGCAAAGATACGGTTATGAGGATATGGTAGGATTCTGTCTTGAGGATATGGTAGGGTATGCTTTACAGGTTGCAGAAGAGGTAGATACTCATGAGCCAGCCACTTATCGAGAAGTTTTTTCTGGGATTGAGGCTGAGAAATGGTTTCCTGCAATGAGAGATGAGATGGAATCTCACTGTAAAAATCAGACATGGGATTTGGTCAAACGACCACCGGGAAGAAAGATTGTTACTTGCAAGTGGATCTTCAAGATAAAGGAAGGGATATCACCAGTAGAAGGGGTTAAGTACAAGGCTCGAGTTGTTGCGAGAGGTTTCAGCCAAAGAGAAGGGGTAGACTACAATGAGATTTTCTCACATGTGATCAGACACACTTCAATCAGAATGCTGCTAGCAATTATTGCAAATCAGGACTTGGAACTTGAACAACTTGATGTTAAAACTGCTTTTCTTCATGGTATATTAGCAGAAGAAATATACATGACTCAATCAAATGGTTTCCAAGTTCCTAGAAAGGGAGATCACGTCTGTAAGTTGAACAAGTCTTTGTATGGCCTCAAGCAGTCTCCAGGCAGTGGTACAAGAGGTTTGACAACTACATGATGGAGCTGGGCTACAACAGGAGTCCGTATGATTGCTGTGTTTACACTAGCAAGCTGAAAGATGAATCATACGTCTATCTGGTGCTCTATGTAGATGACATGTTAATAAATGCCAAACAGATGTCTGATATTCAGAGATTGAAAGATTTGTTGAGTGCTGAGTTGGAGATGAAGGATCTGGGAGCAGCAAAGAAGATTCTAGGGATGGAGATTCTCAAAGACAGAAGTCAGAATAAGCTTTTCTTGTCATAGAAAGGCTACATTCAGAAGGCGTTGGATAGGTTTGGTATGTTATCAGCAAAACCTGTTGATACTCCTTTTGCTGCTAATATTCCTCTCACCATGTTTGCTCCTTAGTCTGAAGAGGACAAAGAGTATATGTCTCGTGTTCCTTACGCTAATGCTGTGGGATGTTTGATGTATGCTATTGTCTGTACAAGACCAGATCTTGCACCTGTAGTCAGTGATGTCAATAGGTTCATGG
It encodes the following:
- a CDS encoding uncharacterized protein (unknown protein; BEST Arabidopsis thaliana protein match is: unknown protein (TAIR:AT3G28674.1); Has 30201 Blast hits to 17322 proteins in 780 species: Archae - 12; Bacteria - 1396; Metazoa - 17338; Fungi - 3422; Plants - 5037; Viruses - 0; Other Eukaryotes - 2996 (source: NCBI BLink).), producing MFNLTTPNFPLPPNHSHTPALVVLFGVMATCSFLIVVVAAVCYCLDHREQTRPCVEQ
- a CDS encoding chaperone (unknown protein; BEST Arabidopsis thaliana protein match is: unknown protein (TAIR:AT5G04860.1); Has 70 Blast hits to 70 proteins in 12 species: Archae - 0; Bacteria - 0; Metazoa - 0; Fungi - 0; Plants - 70; Viruses - 0; Other Eukaryotes - 0 (source: NCBI BLink).) — encoded protein: MCENEEYRERFPDKHFDLETVLQAKVRPICVVPERTFIGFFHREKSKEEEEKEDVSLDFLKGVMSFDSIWEEIMKQEPEESASEHVIYIVSWNDHYFVLLVNHDAYYIIDTLGERVYEGCNQAYVLKFDQDAEIKRLPSVIKDNKADMGSQKQGGKNKYEQPERSKESEEQGEEVVVCRGKESCREYIKSFLAAIPIQQVKADMKEGLVSSFHHRLQIELYYTKHLHHRQPNMFESSTTKVTVSEATVSMTVAWLLASQFSNSGGFGCEMAELLGIKV